In the genome of Cheilinus undulatus linkage group 6, ASM1832078v1, whole genome shotgun sequence, one region contains:
- the lhcgr gene encoding lutropin-choriogonadotropic hormone receptor has product MWSSLPAVGFLSVLFLYGCKCATGFVCPRVCRCFSTTIRCNNVTEGSILTKDHRDKRLFLYDLSLQTISSHSFEGLRGVQRIEITQSVTLETIEALAFNNLPNLSEISIQNTRSLMHIGKKTFNNLPKLRYLSISNTGITVFPDIMSINSLESEFILDICDNLYLLEIPPNTFTGMTKEYVTMNLFNNGVREIHNYAFNGTKIDKLVLKNNRNLRVIHKDAFKGATGPGVLDVSATALSKLPEHGLESVLVLLAQSAYALKSLPPLQGLWSLREAHLTYNSHCCTLLSWNNHRDFPINPALSNSSTNCDESDPSARVQRVIGGSADGTPTKNMPFFSDTGLGMDDEGFGDLNFHYPELDFCQSRPTLVCTPEADAFNPCEDIAGFSFLRVAIWFINILAITGNLTVLLVFLCSRNKLTVPRFLMCHLAFADLCIGVYLMMIAIVDLRTRGHYSQHAIEWQTGPGCSAAGFLSVFGGELSVYTLCSITLERWHTITNALQVERHLVLKQAASVMLAGWLICLGVGILPLIGVSSYSKVSMCLPMDIETPLAQAFIIVILLFNVAAFVVVCACYVLIYLAVKNPEFPRRNADTKIAKRMAVLIFTDFLCMAPISFFAISAAFKVPLITVTNSKILLVLFFPINSCANPFLYVIFTKAFRKDAHQLMSAMGCCKNKANVHRMKACGNAIKSNLGSNHKSPGTGRSQQSRHLKEDGELT; this is encoded by the exons GTTTCTGTATGACCTGTCCTTGCAAACAATTTCCAGCCATTCATTTGAGGGCTTGAGAGGAGTCCAGAGGAT TGAGATTACTCAGAGTGTAACCCTGGAAACCATCGAGGCGTTAGCGTTTAATAACCTCCCCAACCTCTCTGAAAT CTCAATCCAGAACACCAGGAGTCTGATGCACATTGGCAAGAAGACGTTTAACAACCTTCCCAAACTACGTTACCT GAGCATTTCAAATACAGGGATCACAGTTTTTCCTGACATCATGTCCATCAATTCTCTTGAATCAGAGTTTATCTT GGATATCTGTGACAACTTGTATCTATTGGAAATACCCCCAAATACATTCACTGGAATGACTAAAGAGTATGTTACTAT GAACCTGTTCAACAATGGTGTCAGAGAAATACACAACTATGCCTTTAATGGGACAAAGATAGATAAGCT GGTACTAAAGAATAATCGAAACCTCAGAGTGATCCACAAAGATGCTTTTAAGGGCGCCACAGGCCCTGGAGTGTT GGATGTTTCTGCGACAGCCCTCTCTAAGTTACCAGAACATGGACTAGAGTCTGTTCTGGTGCTGTTGGCTCAGTCAGCCTACGCTCTGAAGAGTCTTCCTCCTTTGCAGGGCCTGTGGAGCCTACGAGAGGCTCATCTCACTTACAACAGTCACTGCTGTACACTGCTGAGCTGGAACAACCACAG GGACTTTCCCATTAATCCTGCACTGAGTAACAGCTCTACAAATTGTGATGAGAGTGACCCATCTGCAAG GGTTCAGCGTGTAATTGGTGGATCAGCAGATGGTACTCCAACGAAGAATATGCCATTTTTCTCAGACACTGGTCTCGGTATGGACGATGAAGGTTTTGGAGACTTGAATTTCCACTATCCAGAACTCGACTTCTGTCAGAGCAGACCAACTTTAGTTTGCACTCCTGAAGCAGACGCTTTCAACCCTTGCGAGGACATTGCAGGCTTCAGTTTCCTCAGGGTTGCCATTTGGTTCATCAACATTCTGGCCATCACAGGAAACCTGACCGTGCTGCTGGTTTTTCTCTGCAGCAGGAACAAGCTGACGGTGCCTCGCTTCCTTATGTGCCACCTGGCTTTTGCAGACCTCTGCATCGGGGTCTACCTGATGATGATCGCCATTGTGGACCTGCGCACACGTGGTCACTACAGCCAGCATGCTATAGAGTGGCAGACAGGGCCTGGATGTAGCGCTGCAGgctttctgtctgtgtttggagGGGAGTTGTCCGTTTACACGCTCTGCTCCATCACCCTGGAGCGCTGGCACACCATCACCAACGCTCTGCAGGTTGAACGCCATCTTGTTCTCAAGCAGGCGGCCAGTGTAATGCTAGCTGGTTGGCTGATCTGTCTTGGGGTAGGTATACTTCCTCTGATTGGTGTCAGCAGTTACTCCAAAGTCAGCATGTGTTTACCGATGGACATAGAGACTCCTCTGGCTCAGGCCTTCATCATTGTAATCCTGCTCTTTAACGTGGCTGCCTTCGTCGTTGTGTGTGCGTGCTATGTGCTCATCTATCTGGCCGTAAAGAACCCAGAGTTCCCCAGAAGAAATGCCGACACAAAGATCGCAAAGCGCATGGCTGTGCTCATCTTTACAGATTTCCTCTGCATGGCGCCCATCTCCTTCTTCGCCATCTCTGCTGCCTTTAAAGTCCCCCTCATCACTGTGACAAACTCCAAGATCCTCCTGGTCCTCTTCTTCCCCATCAATTCTTGTGCCAACCCGTTCCTTTATGTAATCTTCACTAAGGCTTTCAGGAAGGACGCGCACCAGCTCATGAGCGCCATGGGCTGCTGTAAAAACAAGGCCAATGTTCACCGTATGAAGGCCTGCGGAAATGCCATCAAGAGCAACCTGGGATCGAATCATAAAAGCCCAGGAACAGGAAGGTCACAGCAGAGCCGGCACCTAAAGGAGGACGGAGAACTcacctga